The DNA region GCGACAGGTCGGCCACCGGCGCGCTCAGGCCGTGTCCACGACGAAGTACGCCTCGGCCAGCCGGCCGGCGGGCCAGCCGGCCTGCTGGGCGTTGCCGCCGAGCCATCGGTGCAGCAGCCCGTCGAGGTCGGCGACGCCCTCCATCTGCGACGCGTGCGCGCGCAGCGCCGCGACCTTGCGGTCGTAGACGTCGGTGACGTCGACGTAGTGGTTGACCTCCGCGTTCGACATCACCCAGGTCTCGGCGACCGACCACTCCTCGAGCCCCTCCTCCATCAGCTCCGGGAAGGCGAAGGGGTTGCGCGCGTCGGGGTAGACGGCGCACAGCGTCGCCTCGCCGGCGGCCAGGTGGTCGGGGTGGCTTGCCGGCATCCGCACCAGGTTGCGGTGCGGGCTCTGGCACAGCAGCCGCTGCGGTCGAACCTGGCGGATCACCCGTGCGATGTCGCGCCGCAGCGGGAAGCTCACCGCGAGGCGGCCGTCGGGGTAGCCGAGGAACACCACGTCGTGTACGCCGACCTCGGCGGCGGCGGCCCGCTGCTCGGCCTGGCGGATCGGGCCGATCCGGTCGCGCGGCACGCTCGGGTCGAAGCCGCCCGCGTCGCCGTCGGTGATCACGCAGTAGGTCACCTTGATCCCGGCGCCGGTCCAGGTCGCGATCGTCCCTGCCGCGCTGAAGTCGACGTCGTCCGGGTGGGCGGTCACGACCAGGGCGCGCTCGACCTCGTCATCGCTCAGCACGCGGGCCAGGCTACCGACGCGCACGCCCTTTCCTGTCAGGGCGGCCACGTACGCTCGGCGTACTCATGGAAATCGACGCCGCCGCCCTCCTCGAGGGGCTCAACCCGCAGCAGCGGGTCGCGGTCACGCACGCGGGCGGCCCGCTGCTCGTGATCGCCGGAGCAGGATCCGGCAAGACGCGGGTGCTGACCCACCGGATCGCGTGGCTCATCGGCGAGCGCGGCGCGCATCCCGGGTCGGTGCTCGCGATCACGTTCACCAACAAGGCCGCCGCGGAGATGAAGGACCGCGTCGCCGCGCTGGTGGGCAACCGGGCGCGGATGATGTGGGTGTCGACGTTCCACTCCGCGTGCGTTCGGATCGTCCGCGCGGAGGGCAAGCGGCTCGGTTTCACCAGCAGCTTCTCGATCTACGACGCCGACGACTCGCGCCGGCTCATGACCAGCGTCGCGCGCGACCTCGACCTCGACCCGAAGCGCTTCCCGGCCCGGTCGCTCGCCGCCCAGGTCAGCAACCTGAAGAACGAGCTGGTCGACTGGGAGAGCGCCCGCGACCGCGCGCAGGGCCCCATGGACAAGACCGTGGCCGAGGCCTACGCGCTCTACCAGCGGCGGCTGCAGGAGGGCAACGCGCTCGACTTCGACGACCTGATCATGACGACGGTCAACCTGCTGCAGGCGTTTCCCGACGTCGCGGAGCACTACCGGCGGCGGTTCCGGCACGTGCTCGTCGACGAGTACCAAGACACCAACCACGCGCAGTACGTCCTCGTGCGCGAGCTGGTCGGTGCGGGACCCGACCGCGCCGAGCTGTCGGTCGTCGGCGACGCCGACCAGTCGATCTACGCGTTCCGCGGCGCGACGATCCGCAACATCCTCGACTTCGAGGACGACTACCCCGACACCACCGTCGTGCTGCTCGAGCAGAACTACCGGTCGACCCAGACGATCCTGTCCGCGGCCAACGCCGTCATCGCCCGCAACCCCAACCGCAAGCCCAAGAACCTCTGGTCCGCCGAGGGGGGTGGCGAGAAGATCGTCGGCTACGTCGGCGACAACGAGCACGACGAGGCGGCGTTCGTGGCGACCGAGGTCGATCGCCTCACCGACGACGAGGGCCACGCGCCCGGCGACGTCGCGGTCTTCTACCGCACCAACGCGCAGTCGCGGGTCTTCGAGGAGGTCTTCGTCCGGGTCGGCCTGCCCTACAAGGTCGTCGGGGGCGTGCGCTTCTACGAACGCCGCGAGGTGCGCGACGCCCTGGCCTACCTGCGCGTGCTGGCCAACCCGCTCGACACGGTGTCGCTGCGCCGCATCCTCAACGTGCCGCGCCGCGGCATCGGGGACCGCGCCGAGGCTTGTGTCGCCGCGCTGGCCGAACGCGAGCGGATGCCCTTCGCCGAGGCGCTGCGCCGCGCCGACGAGGCGCCCGGCATCGCGACCCGGTCCCTCAACGCGGTCAACGACTTCGTGGCGTTGCTCGACGACCTGCGCGGCCTGGCCACCGACGACACCCCGCCGGCCGACATCCTCGAGGCGGTGCTCGACCGCAGCGGCTACCTTGCCGAGCTGGCGGCGAGCACCGACCCGCAGGACGAGGGCCGCGTCGACAACCTGCAGGAGTTGGTGTCGGTCGCCCGGGAGTACGACGAGCGCGTGCAGGGCGGCACGCTGACCGAGTTCCTCGAGCAGGTCTCCCTGGTCGCGGACGCCGACGAGGTGCCCGACGCCGACGGCGGCGTCGTGACGTTGATGACCCTGCACACGGCCAAGGGGCTGGAGTTCCCGGTCGTGTTCCTCACCGGCATGGAGGACGGCGTCTTCCCGCACCTGCGCTCGCTCGGCGACCCGGCCGAGCTGGAGGAGGAGCGCCGGCTGGCCTACGTCGGCATCACCCGTGCTCGCCAGCGGCTCTACCTGAGCCGCTCCGTGGTGCGCTCGGCCTGGGGCGCACCGACCTACAACCCGCCGTCGCGTTTCCTCGACGAGATCCCGGCCGAGCTGGTCGAGTGGCAGGGGCGCACCGAGCCGGCGGCCACGACCGTGGCCCGCTCCCTGGAGGGTGGCTCAGGACGTCGCGGTGCCGGTCCCGGTCTGCGAACTGTGCTCACGTTGAGCCCGGGGGACCGGGTGACGCACGATGCGTTCGGCCTGGGCACCGTGGTGTCGACGAACGGTGTCGCCGAACGCGCCGAGGCCAGCATCGACTTCGGCGGCGATGTCGGCGTGAAGCGGCTGCTGCTGCGCTATGCCCCCGTGCAGAAGCTCTGACGGGCGCACCCGGCGCCCGAGCGCGCCACCCAAGGCCGGCAGGCGCAGCGGCCTCGGCAGCAGCAGGAGCAGGTAGCTCGCGCCGATCAACGCCGCACCGGCCACCGCGTCGGCGAGGAAGTGGTTGGCCGTCGCGAGCACTACGAACACGGTCACCAGCGGATGCAGCGCGACCAGCGCCCGCTGCCACCAGCGGCGCAGCATGGCGCCCACCGCGACCGCCGCCCAGACCGCCCACGCGACGTGCAGCGACGGCATCGCGGCGTAGATGTTGGCACTGGTCACCTCGACCGACCCGACGTGGAACGGGTTGAGCACCGCGACCGAGTCGACGTAACCGGGCAGCAGCCGGGGCGGGGCCACCGGGTAGAGCCAGTAGACGACGAACGCGATGCCGCTCGCGACGAACAGCGCGTTGCGATGCCGCAGGTAGATGTCGGGCCGCCAGGCGAACAGCGCCGCCAGCACCAGCCCGGTCACCAGGACGTGCGCGACGACGTAGTAGTAGGCCGCGAAGCCCTCGATCCACCCGATGCCCGCCACCCAGTGGTTGAGCGTCGAGGTGGCGTGGCCGGCGGCGTCGATCCACCACTGCCGCACGGTGTGACCGTGCTGGAGGGCGATCGTGCGGGTGTCGGGCCGGAGGTTCCGGGTGGCGTCGTACAGGTGGTAGAACGCGGCAACCAAGATGAGCTGCGCCCACCAGCGCGGCCGACCCCGGCGTCGCATCAGCAGGTGGGCCAGCCACCCGCCCCGCGACGCCTGTGGTCGATCCACCCGTCACATCCCGTCGTTCGCTACCGCCGAAGCAAGATCTTGCCTCACCGTAGGCCTCTCGCGCAGCAACAGGGCCGAGACGGCGAAGCTCGGCCTCAGATCCGTACGCCGCGCTGTGCGAGGAACGGAATCGGGTCGACCTTGACGCCGTTGACCCGCACCTCGAAGTGCAGGTGGGCGCCGGTCGCGTCACCCGCAGCGCCCACGAGGGCGATGACGTCGCCGGCGTGCACCGGGCCGGAGGTGCGCACGTAGCGCGACATGTGGCCGTAGGCGGTCACGGTCCCGTCGTAGTCGCGGACGAGGATCAGCGTGCCGTAGCCGGCTTCCGGCCCGGCGTACATGATCGTCCCGTCCGTGGCGGCGCGGATCGGCGCACCGTAGGGGGCGGCGAGGTCGATGCCGTCGTGCATGCGGCCCCACCGCATCCCGAACGGCGAGGACAGCGGGCCGTCGGCGGGCAGCACCCAGTGGTGCACGGGCGGTGGTGGCGCGGGGGCCGGCGCCGGCGGCTTCACGACGGTGGCGGCCGGGACGACGGCGGGCCGCAGCGCGGAGCGGCTCGCGGCCCGGTCGGCGTGCCGGACGAGCAGGTGCGGGGTGATGTCCGCCGCGCTCGCGCTGGCGGTCACGGCGGCGGCGGGGCTGTGCGACGCCATCGCGCCGAAGACGGCCATCGCGATGAACGCAGGTGTGACCAGGATCGTGGCCTTGATCTGGCTCGCAGAGGGGCGCAGCCGGCGCAGCGACGCGCGCAGGCCCGAGAGGCCGCGGGTGCGAGACAGGGCGGACAGCGGCGAGGGCACGGTGTCGAGATCCCAGCGGTCGGGGGCGTGGTGAGCAGCCTTCGGCCGCGGCAAACCCAGGGGATCCCCTGCTCAGGGGCCCACGTTGGTGGGCTGGCCGGCGACGGACGCGAACGCAGCCTACGGTCGCGATTCGCGCCCGAGCAAACGAGGTACGCCGGTTTCGTCCGTTTTTCAGCCGAAGGGGCGACCTCGGACCACCGGAATCGGGGAGGTCAGGTGGCCCGTGCGGACGGCCGCGCCCGCTGACCGGCGGGGTGTCGTCCCGTCCGCTCGGCAGGTTCGCTCGAAGCCGTGGCCGTGGCGAGCGGGCGCGGCAGCGTCGTGACGCCGTGCTGCCGGGTGCTGCCGTCGTGCTCGAGGTGAGCCAGGGCGGTGCCGATCGCGTGGACGACGCCGCCGTTGATCGGCAGCGACAGGTGGCCGACGCCGCGGACGAAGATGTTGCTGGCCGACAGGTCGGGATGCTCGATGCGCGCGCTGGTCATCGGTGCCACGCACTGGTCGAGGTCGGTCCAGAACGCGAGGAAGCGGGTGCGGCAGTCGGCCGCGGGCTCGGCCAGCTCGCGCATCAGCCTGCTGCCGGGCAGCAGCTGCCGGCAGATGCGGCGGGGGAACATCCGGGCGACGTGGGTGCCGCCGTGCGGCGAGCCCATCGTGACCAGCGTGTGGACCCGGGCGTCGCCGGCCATCCGCTGCACGTAGTAGCGGGCGATGATGCCGCCGAGCGAGTGGCCGATGATGTGCACCCGCTCGTAGCCCGTCTCCGCGCAGAGCCGCTCGACCTGCAGGGACAGCTGGTGAGCCGCCTCGCGCACGTCGCGCAGGAACGGTGAGTAGTTCATGGTGTGCACGCGGCCGAAGCCCCGGCGGTGCAGCGAGCGGCGCAGCACCGTGAAGATCGACCGGTTGTCGACCATGCCGTGCAGCAGCAGGATCGGCGTGCCCGCGGCCTCGATGTCGTTCTCCAGCAGGCCACGCTGCTGCGGCGGTAGGCCGGTGAGCGTGTAGCGCTCGACCCGGCGGCGGCTGCGCTCGGCGATCACGCCGAAGGGGTAGGTGGCGACGTGGGCGGTGAGCCAGGCGGCTTCGATGGCGGCGCCCCGCAGGCCGGTCGAGGACAGCAGCGTGCGGGCGCCGCGTTGCACCGGATCGGTCACGCCAGTCCTCCCGACCTCTGGGCGCCGGCTCCGTGACGACCGCCACGGCACCGCAACTCCGAATTGCATTCGGCTTGCCCGACGCACGTTAGTGAAAACGTGAGGCCGGTCTCGGCATTTCAGGTTGTGTTCATAAAACTACTCACGGTAACCAGTGGCGGTTTACGCCGTACCGTCGGAATTGCGTGGCAATGTTCCGGGCAACGGGGCCGCCCACCGGGCCCGGCGCGCGGCGAGCCGCGCCCGCTGCGGCGTGTCGCCGAGGTCGCGTAGCCGCGCGGCGACGGTCGCCCTCAGGGTCGCCGGGTTGCCGTCGACCGGCGTCGCGAAGCCCAGCGCGTCGAGGTCCGCCGGCCGCACCCCCATCCGGGCGGCCGCCTCGGCGGTGGGCAGCTTGAGCGCCGAGCCGGCACCCTCGGGGCCCAGGGCGGCGAAGTAGCCCGTGGGGGTGACGAGGACCGTGTCGGTGGTCGCTGCCGCGAGTGCCCCGCCGGACCCGCCTTCGCCGTGTACGACGGCGAGGCTCGCCGAGCGGCAGCGCAGCACCGCGGTGAGCGCCTCGCCGATCGCCGGAGCGAGCCCGCCGGCCTCGCTCGGCGCGGTGGGGTCGGCGCCCGGCGTGTCGACGAACGTCAGGAGATCGGCCCCGAGCCGGTCGGCGGTCCGGGCCGCGCGAGTGAGCAGGCGGAACCCGGCGGGCCCGGGGCGCTCGCCCCGCCCGGCGGCCAGCGCCACCCCGACGGTGGGCCGGTCGGCGGCGCTGCGCCCGACGACCGCGCGCACGGTGGGGTCGCTTCCGCGCAGCTCGACCGGCCCGTCGAGCGCGGCGGACAGGAGGTCGGCACCGCTCGGCCGCTCGGCGCGGGCCGCCGCCACCTGGGCCCAGCCGTCACGGTCCGGGGCCTCGACCTCGGCGGGCGGCTCGACGCGGCCGTTGCCCGGCGGGGCGAGCGCGGACAGCGCGCGGCACAGCCAGCTGCCGACCTGCGGGCCGGGCGCCACCGCGTCGACCAGCCCCGCGGCGTAGGCCCCTTCGGCGGTGTGGCTGCCTGCGGGCAGCGGCTCGCCGGTCATCGCCTCGATGACCCGCGGCCCGCTGAAGCCGACCGTCGCGCCGGCCACGGCGACCCGCAGGTCGGCTTCGCCGCACACCGCGATCCAGATGCCGCCGGTCGTCGGGTGGTCGACGACCGACAGGTGCGGCAGGCCGGCCGCCGCGACTTCCTCGAGGGCCAGCGCGGCGCGGGGGATCCCGACGAGTGCGGCCATCCCCTCCTGCAGCCGGGTGCCGCCGGTGCGGACGAACGTCACGAGCGGCAGGCGCTCCTGGACGGCTTGGGCGCAGCCGGCGGCAAAGGCGTCCGCCTCGCGCTCGCCGAACGTGCCGCCGAAGACCGAGAAGTCCCAGACGGCCGCGACCACGCGGGCCGTTCCGATCCGGCCGGTCCCGCACCGCACGGACTGGCGCGGGTGGTAGCCGGGCCAGCCCAGCGGGTTGCGGCCGCCGGCCTTCGGCGCAGGCAGGTCGAAGCCGGCGAGCACGGCGTCGCGCCAGTCCTCGCCCCTGCCGCCGCCGTTCACAGGCGGCTACTCTGCCATCCGAGTAGAGGGAGGCTGGCATGGCTGCAGGTTCCGGCGCGCCCGTCCGGGTCGTCGTGGCGAAGCCGGGGCTCGACGGGCACGACCGCGGTGCCAAGGTCGTGGCCCGGGCACTGCGCGACGCCGGGGTCGAGGTGATCTACACCGGTCTGCACCAGACGCCCGAGCAGGTCGTCGAGACCGCCATCCAGGAGGACGCCGACGCGATCGGGCTGTCCGTGCTGTCGGGCGCGCACATGACGTTGTTCCAGCGGGTCGTCGAACTGCTCCGCGAGCGCGACGCGGCCGACATCGTCGTCTTCGGCGGCGGCATCATCCCCGACGCCGACATCCCGCAGCTCAAGGCCATCGGTGTCGCGGAGGTGTTCACGCCCGGCACGCCTACGCACAGCATCGTGGAGTGGGTGGCCGCCCACGTCGGCACGCCCAGCGCGGCGTAGCGCCGATGTACGCCGCGGAGCACGCGGGCCGTTTTCCCGACCAGCCGGCCATCGTCATGGCCACCGGCGGCGAGGTCGTGACCTACCGGGAGTACGAGGACCGCGCCAACCAGGTCGCGCAGTTCTTCCGCTCGCTCGGGCTGCGGCGGCTCGACCACGTGGCGATGTTCATGGAGAACCACCCGCGGCTGCTGGAGGCGCAGGGCGGCGCCGAGCGCACCGGGCTCTACTACACGCTGGTCAACTCCTACCTGTCCGCGGAGGAGGTGGCCTACCTCGTCAACGACAGCCGGGCCCAGGTCGTCGTCACGTCGGCCGCGAAGCGCGACATCGCCCTGCGGCTGCCCGAGCAGTGCCCCGGCGTACGCCGCTGGCTGATGGTCGACGACGACGACCCGCCGGCGCCCTACGAGTCCTACGCCGAGGTCATGGCGGAGTTCCCGATCACGCCGGTCGACGGTGAGCGCGTGGGTGCGGCGATGCTGTACTCCTCCGGCACCACCGGCCGGCCGAAGGGCATCCTGCGCCCGCTGCCGGACCAGCCCGCCGCCCAGCCGATCGGCGTCATGGACTTCGTCAAGGCGATGTTCAACTTCCGCGAGCAGCAGATCTACCTCTCGCCGGCGCCGCTCTACCACTCGGCACCGCAGGCCAGCGTGGCCGCGACGATCCGGCTCGGCGGCACCGCGGTGATCATGGAGCACTTCGACCCGGCGCACTACCTCGAGCTGGTCGCCCGGCACCGGATCACTCACTCGCAGCTGGTGCCGACGATGTTCTCGCGGATGCTCAAGCTGCCCGACGAGGTGCGAGCCGCCGCCGACGTCTCCTCGCTGGAGGCGATCATCCACGCCGCCGCGCCCTGCCCGGTGCCGGTCAAGCAGGCGATGATCGAGTGGTGGGGCCCGATCATCCTCGAGTACTACGGCGCCACCGAGGCCAACGGGTTCACCTGGTGCAACTCCGAGCAGTGGCTCGCGCACCCCGGCACCGTCGGCAAGGCCGTGCTCGGCGAGGTGATCATCCGTGATGAGGAGGGCAAACCGCTGCCGACCGGGGAGCCGGGCACGATCTGGTTCCGCGGCGCGACGAACTTCACCTACTGGCAGGACCCGGAGAAGACCGCGGAGTCGCGGGACGCGACCGGTACCGAGAGCACTGTCGGTGACGTCGGGTACCTCGACGACGAGGGCTACCTCTACCTGACCGACCGCAAGAGCTACATGATCATCTCCGGCGGGGTGAACATCTACCCGCAGGAGACCGAGAGCCTGCTCGTGACTCACCCGAAGGTCTTCGACGCCGCCGTCATCGGCGTGCCCAACGAGGACCTCGGCGAGGAGGTCAAGGCCGTCGTGCAGCTCATGCCCGACGTCGCGGCCGGCCCGGAGACCGAGCGCGAGCTGATCGCGTTCTGCCGCGAGCACCTCGCGCACTTCAAGTGCCCGCGCTCGGTCGACTTCGTCGACGAGCTGCCGCGGCTGCCCACGGGCAAGCTCTACAAGCGACTGCTGCGCGACCAGTACTGGACCGGCCGCTCGTCGAGCATCGTGTAGCCCAGCCCGTAGCTTCTGGCCGGTTCCGGGCCGAGCATCGCAAGGCCGTAGGCGTCGGGTGCGACAGCAGACAAGCGACCGAGAACGTCGCGAGGCGACGGCCTGGGATCGGCTAGCCCACGTAGGGCTCGAGCAGGTGCCAGTCAGGCACCGGCAAGGTGAACGCCGACATGTCCGGGTCGAACTCGAACTGCTTGATCTGCCCGTAGGGCGAGGTGCCGAAGTCGTGCAGGGCGCCGAACGACGCGGTGATCTGGTCGGGCAGGTTGGTCGCCGCCCCGAGGCTGTACGCCGCATCGGTCGCCGCGA from Mycobacteriales bacterium includes:
- the pcrA gene encoding DNA helicase PcrA: MEIDAAALLEGLNPQQRVAVTHAGGPLLVIAGAGSGKTRVLTHRIAWLIGERGAHPGSVLAITFTNKAAAEMKDRVAALVGNRARMMWVSTFHSACVRIVRAEGKRLGFTSSFSIYDADDSRRLMTSVARDLDLDPKRFPARSLAAQVSNLKNELVDWESARDRAQGPMDKTVAEAYALYQRRLQEGNALDFDDLIMTTVNLLQAFPDVAEHYRRRFRHVLVDEYQDTNHAQYVLVRELVGAGPDRAELSVVGDADQSIYAFRGATIRNILDFEDDYPDTTVVLLEQNYRSTQTILSAANAVIARNPNRKPKNLWSAEGGGEKIVGYVGDNEHDEAAFVATEVDRLTDDEGHAPGDVAVFYRTNAQSRVFEEVFVRVGLPYKVVGGVRFYERREVRDALAYLRVLANPLDTVSLRRILNVPRRGIGDRAEACVAALAERERMPFAEALRRADEAPGIATRSLNAVNDFVALLDDLRGLATDDTPPADILEAVLDRSGYLAELAASTDPQDEGRVDNLQELVSVAREYDERVQGGTLTEFLEQVSLVADADEVPDADGGVVTLMTLHTAKGLEFPVVFLTGMEDGVFPHLRSLGDPAELEEERRLAYVGITRARQRLYLSRSVVRSAWGAPTYNPPSRFLDEIPAELVEWQGRTEPAATTVARSLEGGSGRRGAGPGLRTVLTLSPGDRVTHDAFGLGTVVSTNGVAERAEASIDFGGDVGVKRLLLRYAPVQKL
- a CDS encoding alpha/beta fold hydrolase, which gives rise to MTDPVQRGARTLLSSTGLRGAAIEAAWLTAHVATYPFGVIAERSRRRVERYTLTGLPPQQRGLLENDIEAAGTPILLLHGMVDNRSIFTVLRRSLHRRGFGRVHTMNYSPFLRDVREAAHQLSLQVERLCAETGYERVHIIGHSLGGIIARYYVQRMAGDARVHTLVTMGSPHGGTHVARMFPRRICRQLLPGSRLMRELAEPAADCRTRFLAFWTDLDQCVAPMTSARIEHPDLSASNIFVRGVGHLSLPINGGVVHAIGTALAHLEHDGSTRQHGVTTLPRPLATATASSEPAERTGRHPAGQRARPSARAT
- a CDS encoding cobalamin B12-binding domain-containing protein, which codes for MAAGSGAPVRVVVAKPGLDGHDRGAKVVARALRDAGVEVIYTGLHQTPEQVVETAIQEDADAIGLSVLSGAHMTLFQRVVELLRERDAADIVVFGGGIIPDADIPQLKAIGVAEVFTPGTPTHSIVEWVAAHVGTPSAA
- a CDS encoding AMP-binding protein; the protein is MYAAEHAGRFPDQPAIVMATGGEVVTYREYEDRANQVAQFFRSLGLRRLDHVAMFMENHPRLLEAQGGAERTGLYYTLVNSYLSAEEVAYLVNDSRAQVVVTSAAKRDIALRLPEQCPGVRRWLMVDDDDPPAPYESYAEVMAEFPITPVDGERVGAAMLYSSGTTGRPKGILRPLPDQPAAQPIGVMDFVKAMFNFREQQIYLSPAPLYHSAPQASVAATIRLGGTAVIMEHFDPAHYLELVARHRITHSQLVPTMFSRMLKLPDEVRAAADVSSLEAIIHAAAPCPVPVKQAMIEWWGPIILEYYGATEANGFTWCNSEQWLAHPGTVGKAVLGEVIIRDEEGKPLPTGEPGTIWFRGATNFTYWQDPEKTAESRDATGTESTVGDVGYLDDEGYLYLTDRKSYMIISGGVNIYPQETESLLVTHPKVFDAAVIGVPNEDLGEEVKAVVQLMPDVAAGPETERELIAFCREHLAHFKCPRSVDFVDELPRLPTGKLYKRLLRDQYWTGRSSSIV
- a CDS encoding PIG-L deacetylase family protein; the encoded protein is MLSDDEVERALVVTAHPDDVDFSAAGTIATWTGAGIKVTYCVITDGDAGGFDPSVPRDRIGPIRQAEQRAAAAEVGVHDVVFLGYPDGRLAVSFPLRRDIARVIRQVRPQRLLCQSPHRNLVRMPASHPDHLAAGEATLCAVYPDARNPFAFPELMEEGLEEWSVAETWVMSNAEVNHYVDVTDVYDRKVAALRAHASQMEGVADLDGLLHRWLGGNAQQAGWPAGRLAEAYFVVDTA
- a CDS encoding M23 family metallopeptidase, yielding MPRPKAAHHAPDRWDLDTVPSPLSALSRTRGLSGLRASLRRLRPSASQIKATILVTPAFIAMAVFGAMASHSPAAAVTASASAADITPHLLVRHADRAASRSALRPAVVPAATVVKPPAPAPAPPPPVHHWVLPADGPLSSPFGMRWGRMHDGIDLAAPYGAPIRAATDGTIMYAGPEAGYGTLILVRDYDGTVTAYGHMSRYVRTSGPVHAGDVIALVGAAGDATGAHLHFEVRVNGVKVDPIPFLAQRGVRI
- a CDS encoding carboxyl transferase domain-containing protein, with the translated sequence MNGGGRGEDWRDAVLAGFDLPAPKAGGRNPLGWPGYHPRQSVRCGTGRIGTARVVAAVWDFSVFGGTFGEREADAFAAGCAQAVQERLPLVTFVRTGGTRLQEGMAALVGIPRAALALEEVAAAGLPHLSVVDHPTTGGIWIAVCGEADLRVAVAGATVGFSGPRVIEAMTGEPLPAGSHTAEGAYAAGLVDAVAPGPQVGSWLCRALSALAPPGNGRVEPPAEVEAPDRDGWAQVAAARAERPSGADLLSAALDGPVELRGSDPTVRAVVGRSAADRPTVGVALAAGRGERPGPAGFRLLTRAARTADRLGADLLTFVDTPGADPTAPSEAGGLAPAIGEALTAVLRCRSASLAVVHGEGGSGGALAAATTDTVLVTPTGYFAALGPEGAGSALKLPTAEAAARMGVRPADLDALGFATPVDGNPATLRATVAARLRDLGDTPQRARLAARRARWAAPLPGTLPRNSDGTA